The following proteins come from a genomic window of Trifolium pratense cultivar HEN17-A07 linkage group LG4, ARS_RC_1.1, whole genome shotgun sequence:
- the LOC123882291 gene encoding 4-hydroxyphenylpyruvate dioxygenase — MYTLNSNPLFNPATPSFSSNHVPPRVTFPPHYKYCATHTNTNTKLFTTKMAIETETQTQAQTGFKLLGFKNFVRANPKSDRFKVKRFHHVEFWCTDATNTARRFSWGLGMPIVAKSDLSTGNLKHASYLLRSGDLNFLFSAAYSPSISLSSPSSTASIPTFDASTCFAFSASHGLAVRAVAVEVEDAELAFTTSVNHGAIPVAPPVNLENGVKLAEVRLYGDVVLRYVSYNNPNDNPNQNPDPNHRFLPGFESVSDESSNSSLDFGIRRLDHAVGNVPELSSALKYLKEFTGFHEFAEFTAEDVGTSESGLNSVVLANNEETVLFPMNEPVYGTKRKSQIETYLEHNEGAGLQHLALKSEDIFRTLREMRKRSGIGGFEFMPSPPPTYYRNLKNRVGDVLSDEQIKECEELGILVDRDDQGTLLQIFTKPIGDRPTIFIEIIQRVGCMLKDEEGKEYQKGGCGGFGKGNFSELFKSIEEYEKTLETKRAA; from the exons ATGTACACACTAAACTCCAACCCACTATTCAACCCCGCCACACCTTCCTTCTCCTCCAATCATGTTCCTCCACGCGTCACCTTCCCTCCACATTATAAATATTGCGCCACCCACACCAACACTAACACCAAACTCTTCACAACAAAAATGGCCATTGAAACAGAAACCCAAACCCAAGCTCAAACCGGGTTTAAACTACTTGGCTTCAAAAACTTCGTTCGAGCCAACCCAAAATCAGACCGGTTCAAAGTAAAACGCTTCCACCACGTCGAATTTTGGTGCACCGATGCAACTAACACTGCACGCCGTTTCTCTTGGGGACTTGGAATGCCTATCGTCGCTAAATCAGACCTCTCCACCGGAAACCTAAAACACGCTTCTTATCTCCTCCGTTCCGGCGACCTCAATTTTCTCTTCTCCGCCGCATATTCCCCTTCCATTTCACTCTCTTCACCTTCCTCAACCGCCTCCATTCCTACCTTCGACGCTTCCACTTGCTTCGCTTTCTCCGCTTCCCACGGCCTCGCCGTTCGCGCCGTCGCAGTTGAAGTCGAAGACGCTGAACTCGCTTTCACTACAAGCGTAAACCACGGCGCTATCCCGGTGGCTCCTCCCGTTAACCTCGAAAATGGCGTAAAACTCGCTGAAGTTCGTCTCTATGGTGACGTCGTTTTACGTTATGTCAGTTACAACAACCCGAACGATAATCCGAACCAGAATCCGGACCCGAACCACCGGTTCCTCCCTGGTtttgaatctgtatcagacgaATCATCTAACTCATCACTAGACTTTGGAATCCGAAGACTAGACCACGCCGTTGGAAACGTACCGGAACTTTCATCGGCGTTGAAATACTTAAAAGAATTCACTGGTTTTCACGAATTTGCTGAGTTTACAGCAGAAGACGTTGGAACGAGTGAGAGTGGTTTGAACTCAGTAGTGCTAGCAAACAATGAAGAAACGGTGTTGTTTCCGATGAACGAACCGGTTTATGGAACGAAGAGGAAGAGTCAGATAGAGACTTATTTGGAACACAATGAAGGTGCTGGATTACAGCATTTGGCATTGAAGTCAGAAGATATATTCAGAACATTGAGAGAGATGAGGAAGAGAAGTGGTATTGGTGGATTTGAGTTTATGCCTTCACCTCCACCGACTTATTATCGGAATTTGAAGAATCGCGTTGGTGATGTTTTGAGTGATGAACAGATTAAGGAGTGTGAGGAACTTGGGATTTTGGTTGATAGAGATGATCAGGGTACTCTGCTTCAGATTTTTACTAAACCTATTGGAGATAG ACCAACCATATTTATAGAGATAATTCAGAGAGTTGGATGCATGCTGAAGGACGAGGAAGGGAAGGAGTACCAAAAGGGAGGATGTGGGGGCTTTGGAAAAGGAAACTTCTCAGAGCTTTTCAAATCCATTGAAGAATATGAGAAAACTTTGGAAACTAAAAGAGCTGCATAA